GGCGGGCCGTTTCGACGGTGACCTCACCGCCGGAGGCGAGGTGGCTGTTGACCGTCTGCAGGTCCTCGGCCGACATGCCGAGGCCGCGGTCGATGATCTCGATCAGGTAGCCGCCGTCGACGGAGCGCGCCACCGAGACCGCGACCGAGGTGGTCGGCGGCGAGTAGCGCAGCGCGTTGTCGATGAGCTCGGCGAGCAGGTGCTCGATGTCGACGGCGGGCTCGCCGGGCACCACGCCGTCGGGCGCTGCGCCGATCTCCACCCGCTGGTAGTCCTCGACCTGCGAGACCGCGCTCCACAGCATGTCCGACAGCGGCACCGGCGGCAGGTGGCCGCGGCGCAGTGCGGTACCGGCCAGCACCAGCAGGTTGTCGCCGTTACGGCGCATGCGGGTGGCCAGGTGGTCCAGCCGGAACAGGCTCTGCAGGCGCTGCGAGTCGTCCTCGTCGTGCTCGAGCTCCTCGATGAGCGAGAGCTGCTGCTCGACCAGCGACTGGCTGCGTCGCGACAGCGTCTCGAACATGCTGCCGATCTGCAGGCGCAGGCGGGCCTGCTCGGCCGCCAGGTGCAACGCGGCGCCGTGGATGTCGTCGACGGCGCGGGCCAGCTGGCCGATCTCCTCGGTGGTGTGCACGTCGACCCGGGTCGGCTCCGGGGTGGCGCCGCCGGAGCGCACCACCTCGAGCTCGTTGGGCAGGTCGACGTGCGCGACCTGCAGAGCGCCGTGCCGCAGGCGGCGGATCGGCAGCACCAGCGAGCGGGCCACCGCCAGCGCGAGGGCCAGACCCGCGAGCAGGGTGGTCACCACGATCGCGATGTCGCGCAGCACCACGCCGCGCACGTCGGCGGTCCGGTCGGCCAGCCTGTTGTCGATCGCGTCGACCAGGCTCAGCGTGCTCTCGTCGTAGGCCTTGACACTGGTCCGCAGCGAATCGATGACCGGCTGGCTGCTCGCCGGATTCTCGATGTTCTGGGCGAAGGCGCCGAGGCGCACGTTGACCGCGTCGATGAGGATGTTGGCGTTGAGCGCCGAGGCGGGCTGCAACTGCGCGTACTGGCTGAGCAGCACCAGCTCACCACCGGCGGTGGTGAGCACCGTCGGGCGGACGGCCGGGTTGCGTTCGGCGCCCGGTGAACCGATCAGCAGGTACTGCTGAGTCAGCAGCCTGCGCGCGTTGGTGGTCACGCCGAGCTGCAGGAAGTAGCGCTGGATGCTGATCTCCTCCAGCGAGGTCGAGCGCGCGATGGCGTTACCGATGTGGGCGGCCACCTGGTCGGCCTGCTGTCCGATGCTCACCGGCGAACTGCTGCGCAGGCTGTTGCGCATGGTGCGGCCGGTGGTGACCGCTTCGTCCAGTTCGTTGATGACGTCCTCGGGCGCGCCGCCGGACCGCAGCACCGTCTGCAGATCGACGGCGGCCTGATCGAACCGGGTACCCGCCCGGTCGACCGCGCCCTCGTCGTTCTCCCAGACCGTCGCCGTCACCACCGCGAGTTGCTCGGTCGCCGACGCGAATTCGAGCATCGGCCGGATGATCCTGGCCTGGTCGGTGGCCGCGTCGAGATCGGCGATCGTGCGTAACTCGTCGTTGATCCGCAGCACCGCGAACGTCGACGCCAGCACCACAGGGAGCAGGAGCACGATCCCGACCTTGCGGGTGACGGGCCAGTTCGACAGGCTGAATTGCCGGGAACGCGGTGCTGCATCCATCCGCTTCCGTCGCCTCCACTCCGCGCGGGTTCCCCGGGATGGTTAGTGGCTGTTCAACATAAGTCAGGGAACCAACCCGCTGAGAACCAACTCGAGGTCTTGTTTTTACCGCAGGGAACATACCGTGCTGGCTGTGTAACGGCAATCTGGGGCATGCGGCCCGATTATTCTAATATGGCCGCCGCGAACGGGTTTCGTGGCGAAACGGCGGAAGCTCGTGCACACCCGTCTTCCGGGTGCCGGGAAAGACGCTGGTCACCCCGCGTGGCTCGGCGTGTCGCCGGTAGCGGGGACTTCGCGGCGTGTCGCGCGCGGCCTCTCAGTCGCCTCTCAGTCGATGCGGTCAAACTGGTCGCATGCGCATTCTGGTAGTCGACGACGATCGCGCCGTCCGGGAATCGCTGCGCCGGTCGTTGACCTTCAACGGCTACACCGTGGACCTCGCCGTGGACGGGGTCGACGCACTGGAGAAAGCCACCGCGCAGCGGCCGGACGCGCTCGTGCTGGATGTCATGATGCCGCGTCTGGACGGGCTGGAGGTTTGCCGGCGTTTGCGCAGTACCGGTGACGATCTTCCGATTCTGGTTTTGACGGCGCGGGATTCGGTTTCCGAAAGGGTTGCCGGGCTCGACGCGGGCGCCGACGATTATCTGCCCAAGCCATTCGCGCTGGAAGAATTGCTGGCCCGGCTGCGTGCCCTGTTGCGCCGTCGCGCGCCCGACCCGGGTGACACCTCCGAGACGTTGCGCTTCGCCGACCTGTCGCTGGACCCGGTCACCCGCGAGGTCTCCCGCGGCGACCGCGCGATCAGCCTGACCCGCACCGAGTTCTCCCTGCTCGAGATGCTGATGGCCAACCCGCGCCGGGTGCTGACCCGTAGCCGCATTCTCGAGGAGGTGTGGGGCTACGACTTCCCCACCTCGGGTAACGCGCTCGAGGTCTACATCGGCTACCTGCGACGTAAGACCGAGGCCGAGGGCGAGCCGCGGCTGATCCACACCGTGCGCGGCGTCGGGTACGTGCTGCGCGAGACCCCGCCGTAGGCGCGCGATGGCACGAAGCGCGCCCCGGCGGCCCGCCGTCGCCCCGGTCGGCCGGCCGGTCGAACCGCCGCCGATGCGTCCGCCGATGCCCCTGACCAGTTCGGTGTCGCTGCGCTGGCGGGTCACCCTGCTGGCCGCCTCGGTGGTGGCGATCGCGGTGGCGGTCACCTCGATCGCCGCCTACGCGATGGTGGCCAGGGCGCTCTACGCCGATGTCGACGAGCAGCTGCGCGCCCGCGCCGCCACCATGATCGACAACAATTTCGACAGCCTGGGTTTCCAATCGATCATCCTGGCCGGGCTGTACTCCAACGATGTCGGCGTGGCGCTGATCTTCGCCGACCACAAGTCCTACATGCCCCCGCAGCAGACCATTCCGCCGGTGGGCGAACAGGAACTCGCGGTCGCCGACGGCCAGCTCGCCTCCTCGCTGCGCACGGTGAGCAGTCAACGGGTGCTGGCCGTGCACACCAACTCCGGCGCCACGCTGGTCATCTCGCAGCGGCTCGAACCGACCAGGGAGGTGCTCGACCGGCTGGCCTGGCTGTTGTTCGTGGTGGGCGGCTGCGGCGTGGTCCTCGCGGCCGCGGCGGGCACCGCGGTGGGCCGCACCGGCCTGCGTCCGATCGCCCGGCTCACCGCCGCCACCGAACGCATCGCGCGCACCGACGACCTCACCCCGATCCCGGTGACCGGTGACGACGAATTGGCGCGGTTGACCGAGAGTTTCAACACCATGCTGCGGGCGCTCGCCGAATCCCGCGACCGCCAGCGCAGGCTCGTCGCCGACGCGGGACACGAACTGCGCACCCCGCTGACCTCGTTGCGTACCAACATGGAACTGCTCATCGCCTCCAGCCGCCCCGGCGCGCCGCAACTGCCCGAGCAGGACATGGCCGAACTGCGCGCAGACGTGGTCGCCCAGATCGAGGAACTGTCCACCCTGGTCGGTGACCTGGTCGACCTGGCGCGCGAGGATGCGCCGGAGACGGTCTACGACCGGGTCGACCTCGGTGAGGTGGCCGAACGCGCGCTGGAGCGCGCCCGGCGCCGTCGCGCCGATGTGGAATTCGTGGCGGAACTGCGGCCCTGGTTCGTCTACGGCCACGACGCCGCGCTCGAACGCGCGATCCTCAACGTGCTCGACAACGCCGCGAAGTGGAGCCCGGCGGGGGAGCAGGTCGGGGTGCGCATGCGCGAGACCGGCCGCGGGCTGCTCGAGCTCACCGTGGACGACGCCGGTCCCGGTATCCCGCCCGAGGAGCGCGAGTTGGTGTTCGAGCGCTTCTACCGCACCACCGCCTCCCGGTCGATGCCGGGATCGGGGCTCGGCCTGGCGATCGTCAAGCAGGTGGTGACCAAACACGGCGGCACCATCACCATCGACACCTCCGACCGCGGCGGCGCCTGCATTCGTATCGTGTTACCCGGTGAGACGGGTGCCCCCGGTCCTGGCCTGGACCAGCGGGAATGACGGCCGGGATTGACTTGTGATCCGCCGGGCACTCACCTCTCGGAAAACTGAAAGCACGGTCTCAGTCCGCTCTAAGCCGACCCGGCCAGGCTCGACGGTGGACGTGAGGAGAAACGAGTAGTCATGACCGAGGATTTCCAGGCCGCGCCGCAGCACGCGAACCCGCAGCATCCGCACGGGCACTACCCGACCCAGCCGTTCTCCGGACCGCATCCGGGCATGCCTGCCGCCACTCCGCCACCGCAGGCACCCGCGCGCCCGGCGCGGACCGGCCTGGTCGCCGCCGCGGTGGCCCTGGCCCTGGTCAGCGGCGGCGTCGGCGGCGCGGTGGGCGCGGTGGTCACCCGTTCCGACGACGGCAGGGCCCCGGTCACCAACGCGCTCGACGCGCCGAAACCCAGCGTCAGCAACGTCTCCAACGCCCCGGCCGGGTCGACCCAGGCGGTCGCGCAGAAGGTGTTGCCGAGCGTGGTGATGATCAAGGTCGCCAGCAATCGCGCCGAGGGGGAGGGCTCCGGGGTGGTGCTGTCCTCGGACGGACTGATCCTCACCAACAACCACGTGGCCTCCGGCGGCGGCACCGGCGCCCGCATGGAAGTCCACTTCTCCGATGGCTCCACCGCGCCCGCCACCGTCGTGGGCGCCGACCCGGTCTCGGACCTGGCGGTGATCAAGGCGCAGGGCCGCACCGATCTCACCCCGATCGAGCTGGGTACCTCGGCGAGCCTGCAGGTCGGCCAGCCGGTCATCGCCATCGGCTCGCCGCTCGGCCTGGCGGGCACGGTGACCACCGGTATCGTCTCCGCGCTCAATCGCCCGGTCTCCACCAGCGGTGAGGGCACCCAGAATCCGAACGCTCCGCAGCCGGTGATCGACGCCATCCAGACCGACGCCGCCATCAATCCCGGCAATTCCGGTGGCGCGCTGGTGGACTACGAGGGCAAACTGATCGGCATCAACACCGCCATCGCCACCCTCGGCGCGGGCGAACTCGGCGGCCAGCAGAGCGGTTCGATCGGCCTGGGCTTCGCGATCCCGGTCGATCAGGCCCGCCGGGTGGCCGACGAGTTGATCAAGACCGGCCAGGCCACCTACGCGCAGATCGGTATCAAGCTGCGCCCGCAGGACACCGCCGCGCTGGTGCTGGAAGCCACGCCGGGCGGGCCCGCCGCGGCGGCGGGCATCCCGGCCGGCGCGATCATCACCAAACTCGACGACCGCGTCATCGATTCCGGCGAGGCACTCATCGCCGCCGTCCGATCCCATCAACCAGGAGACAAGGTGAAGGTCACCTATACCGACGAGAACGGCAACAATCCGAAGACGGTCGAGGTCACCCTCACCGGCGCGCCCGGGGACGGTGGCCGATGATGCGCCCGACCCGGCTCGACCGGGTGCGGCTGATCTCGGTCGACGGCCTCGACCCGGAATTGTCCAGCGCTGCCGCCGACTTGCTCGACGCAGGCGCTACGGTGAGCACTATGGATATCGATGCTCCTGTCGCGGGGCGCGCCCTGGTGGTGGTCGTGGACGACCGGACCGCCCACGGTGGTGTGGACTCGCTCGGCCCGCTGGTCACCGAACTGCTCACCGAGGCGGGCTTCCTGGTCGACGCGTCGGTGACCGTGCAGGCCGACGAGGTGGAGATCCGCAACGCGCTCAACACGGCGGTGATCGGCGGCGTCGATCTGGTGATCTCGGTCGGCGGCACCGGGATGTCGCCGCGCGATGTGACCCCCGAGGCGACGGCACAGGTGCTCGACCGCGAACTGCCCGGCATCTCCGAGGCGCTGCGCTCCTCCGGCCGCGTCGCCGGTTCGCTCGACGCCGGGCTCTCCCGTGGCCTGGCCGGCGTGTCCGGCTCGACCCTGGTGGTGAACCTGCCCGGTACCCGTGCTGCCATCCGGGACGGCATGGCCACCCTCTCGCCGCTCGCCAGCAAGGTGATCGGCGAGCTGTCCGGTTTGGCGGAGTGACTCCGCAGCCCGGCGATTCCGATACCCCTCGCCCGGCGGAGCGCCGGGCGAGGGACGCCGCGCGCCTGGCGCGGATCTTCGGCGAGACCCTGCCCGACACCACGGGCGACGAGCGCGACGACGACCCGGCCGATCGCGACCGCGGCGACGACTGGTGGCGTTCGCAGGTGCCGCCGCATCACTCCTGAACTCGACTTCGTTCGTCCCGCACCGGGCGGCCCACCCCGCTGTGATCTTGGTCATCGACCCCTCCCGCGGAGCCGTCTGCCGGTCACGTGACAAGTCTCGCACTGCCCTTCATGAGTCAGTGAACGACTTTGTGCTGCATTTATGCACGTCAAGCGATATCGGCATGTTGCTTCTTGTGAGTCAGATCACAGGCACCCACTTGTTCGATTGACGTTGCCGCACCGTAACCCAACGTTTAATGTTCGGCTCGAGCCATCCCGCTCACCGGCCGTTCAACCGCGGGCCATCGCAGTGGTCTGCGGCGGTGAGCGCTGGCTCGGGTCCCCCTCGACCCGGCCCGACGTAGCGCCGAAATAACAACCGGTTACGCACCGGCAACAAATGGGCGACACACTGGGCTGGGCCTGAGAGGACCACCGTCCACCTCGATGGTCGAGGTCGACTGTTTGAACCTGATGAGGGGAAGTATGAGCGAGAACCGCACCAAGGGCCTGCGCCACGGCGTCCGCGCCGCGGGCGTCGGCGCGGCCGCGGCCGTGGCCATGGGCCTGCTTTCGACCGGTGCTGCCAACGCCGACACCTTCGTGCCGTTGCCGGACGGCCAGAAGGTGGGACCGGGCGTCACTGTCACCCGCACCGGTGAGCACGCCATCGTGTCGCCGTCGATGGCGGCCAACGGCGCCGGCCGCGTCGTCTGGGTCTCCGGAAACGCGTCGGCCGATGTCACGGTGACCCCGGAAGGCGAGGTCGGTCCGAACAACGGGCCCACCGGCAACCCCGGCTCCAACAACTCGTCGACCCACGGCGCGTCCCAGCTGAACACCGGCTACATCGTCGGTTGCCAGGTCAGCATCGGTGACGACGCCATCTCCGCGGGCTTGGCCGGCGGTATCGACCTCAACGGCGGTTCGATCGGTGGTTCGATCGGCCTGGACCTGGGTCCCGGCGAGGTGAAGTTCGTCCAGATCGATTACAAGGACATCCTGAAGCCCGGCGTGTACTCCGTCGAGTACCAGGACGTGGAGATCGAGATCCAGGGTTGCGCGGGCTACGCCCAGGCGCGGTCCTACACCGTGGTCGAGATCATCGGCGACCACTACTCGAAGACCACGCTCTACGGCATGCCGTTCAGCATCGGCTGACCTTCCACGAACTTCACGAACCTCCAATCGCGTGAGCGATTCAACCCTCGAAGGGTATGAAACACATGATCAACCGTAAGAACCTGGCGCGGGTGGCGGGCGTTGGTGCCGCCACCGCGGTTGCCATGGGCCTGTTCTCCACCGGCGCCGCCAACGCCGACACCTTCGTTCCGCTGCCCGGCGGCGAGATCACCAAGACCCTGTCCGACGGCACGGTGGTGACCGTGCGTCTGGTGGGCGAGTCGGCGACCATCAGCCCGTCGATGGGCTCCACCCCGGTGCACCGCAACGCGTGGGTGTCCGGTAGCGCGCAGGTCGAGATCAGCGGCGGCGGCGAGGATGTCGGCGGCAAGATCTACCCCGGTTACGTGGTGGGCTGCCAGGTCAACATCAGCGGCGGCGGCGTCGAGGGCGGCGTGGAAGGCTCGGCCGACTGGAGCGGTGACACCGTGACCGGTGGCGTGGGCGCCGAGTCCGGCGGCTCGTTGTCGCTCGGCCCCGGCCAGGCCGCGTCGTTCTACATCCTCGACCGTGAGGTCCCGGACGACTACGGCAACGAGGATCACGCCACCAACAACAAGTTCAAGGGCAACAGCGGCTCGGTCACCTGGGCCGATTCGACCATCGGCCTGTCGGGCTGCGCGGGCTACGCCCAGGCGCGGTCCTTCGTGAAGGTCAAGGTCGAAACCGACAACGTGATGTCGGTGGTGACCCTGTGGGGCCAGCCGTTCAGCCTCGGCTGATCCGGTAGGACACATGGAACGGGCCCGTCACCCTCGGTGACGGGCCCGTTCGTCATGGGAAGCCCGGAACCGCTCGGCGCGGCTTCAGAATTCGTGACGGCCGCCCGCGCTCTCCTGCCCGGCGGCGAGCAGATCGCGGATCTGGACGAGCAGTTCGGTATCGCTCAAGGGTTCCTCGACCTCGCCGCCGAAGCGCTTCTTCATCTGCGTCGCGGGCAGCACCAGCACGAAATACAGGACGGCGGCGACGATCACGAAGTTGATCGCGGCGGTGATCACCGGACCGATCGCGATGAATGTCGCGGGCTTGTCGGCAACCAGCCGGAAACCCAAGCCGAGTTCGTCTTCTCCGCCGAATACCGCGAGCAGCGGATTGATGATTCCATTGGTGAACGCCGTGACGATCGCCACGAACGCGGTGCCGATGACCACCGCGACCGCCAGGTCGACGACATTTCCACGGAACAGAAAATCCTTGAAACCCTTGAGCATGCCGATATCTCCTCTTCGGGATGGAGCTGACGGTCGCGCCCGGCGAATCGGGTCGCCGTATCCCGGGATGCTAGTTCAGATGCTCAGCTATTGCCCGGCGAATTCCCTGCCGCCGCGCGAACAATCAATGAAATACCACCGTGAGCGCGGTGTGCAGCGAGGCTGCCGCGACGGCCACCGCGCGCTCGGCGTCCATGGCGACCAGGACGACCCGCTCGGCGCGGCCGCGCTCGGTGGGCTCGGAGACCAGCACCACCGCCGCATCGGCGGCCAGCGTCCGCACGGGCCGGGTGCCGCTGTCGTCGTCGGTCTCGCCGCCGATGACATCCACCCGGTCGCCCGCGCGCAGGATCTCGGCAACGGCGGTGTCGGCCAATCGGATCGGCACGATCCTGGCATCCGGCGTGCTCGCCGCCACCTCGGCCAGGCGCGGGCCGACCACGCGCAGGTCGGTGAACACCTCGCCGGGGTGCATCGCGGCGGTGAGGGTCGCGCCGGTCAGGACGGCGGGGTCGCGGACCGCGCCCGCGGGGAGGCTGCCCGCTTCGTGCGGTGCGACGGTCAGGTCGGCGGCCGCCAGCACGGTGCCCGGCGGTAGCTCGCGGGCCGCCACGACCACGGGAATCCGGGCCGCGCCGGGATCACCGCGCAGCTGCAGCACGACGGCCACCGCGACCAGGGCACCGGCGAGGATGCGGCGGGCGAGGGTGGCATCCACCCAGGACGGCCGGTTGGACAACGCGAAACGCAGCCCACCGCCGCGCCCGAGGTCGGCGAACAATCGATCCATGCGGGCACGCTATCGCCGCGAACGGGCTGCGTGCGCCGGGCGAACCGCCGGGTGGGGACAACTCGGCGGCTGGGGAGAACGCGTCAGCCGGCGACGGCGGCGCTGGTCGAGGTCGACGAGGAAGCGCTGCTCGACGACGAGCTCGACTCGGAGCTCGACGACCCGCTGTCGGACTTCGCGGGCTCGCTCGCGGTCGAGGATCCGCCGCGGCTGTCGGTGCGGTAGAAACCGCTGCCCTTGAACACGATGCCGACCGAGTTGAACAGCTTGCGCAGCTTGCCGGAGCACTTCTCACACACGGTCAGCGCATCGTCGGAGAACGACTGAACGATGTCGAAGCGGTTGTCACACTGGGTGCACGCGTACGAGTAAGTTGGCACAGGATCCTCCGCAGGGTTCGTCGATCTAGCACTCTACCGCCGACAGTGCCAACGTCGCCAGTCGGTGTGTCATTCCTCGCTCCCGTCCAGCGCGCGCAGGCCACCGCCGGGGGTGAGCACCCAGCCCACCCGCAGGTCGTGCGCCTCCTCCGGCAGCCGGTCCACGAACTCCTCGTCCCGCACCACGGCCACCAGCCGCGCGCCCGGGCGGGCCGAGCCCAGCGTCCGGTCGTAGTAGCCCGCGCCGCGGCCGAGCCGCACCCCGCGCCGGTCCACCGCCAGCGCGGGCACCAGGATCACCTCGGCCCGGGCGACGACCTCGGCCCCGAGCACCGGCCCCGCCGGTTCCAGCAATCCGAAGCGCGCCGCACGCAGCCCGGCCACCCCGGTGTATTCGGCCCAGTCCAGCGCCCCGGGCGCCCCGGTGACCGGCAGCAGAATTCGCGCGCCCGCGGCCCGCAACTCCTCCAGCAACGCCGTGGAACCCGGTTCTCCGCGCACCGGCACATACGCGCACACCCATTCGCCGACCGCCAGCGCACGCACGCCTCGCGCGAGCGCCGCGGCCGCGGCGGCGTGTTCGGCGGCGGACAGCGCCGACCGGCGCGCCAGAATTTCCCGGCGCCATGCATGTTTATCGCGCTCACCGGGCATCTCCATGGGGATCACCATAAGCTCACCCGCAGCCGAGCCGTGCGCGACGGAGTTCGGGCGGTGTGATGGATGGATAGGGTATGCGTATGACAGCAAAGGCCGGACAGTCCGACGGGGTCGTGTCGTGCTTCCGCACGGCGGTGGTGCCGGCAGCGGGCCTGGGAACCCGGTTCCTGCCCGCGACGAAGACGGTGCCCAAGGAATTGCTGCCGGTGGTCGACACCCCCGGCATCGAGCTCGTCGCCACCGAAGCCGCCGATTCCGGCGCGCAGCGACTGGTGATCGTGACCTCGCCCGGCAAGGACGGCGTCGTCGCGCATTTCGTCGAGGATCTGGTGCTGGAGAGCACGCTGGCCGAGCGTGGGAAGTTCCAGCTCCTGGAGAAGGTGCGCAAGGCGCCCGCCCTGCTGGACGTCACCTCCGTCGTGCAGGAGGAGCCGCTCGGCCTCGGGCACGCGGTGGCCCAGGCCGAGCAGGCGCTCGACGACGACGAGGACGCCGTCGCCGTGCTGCTGCCCGACGACCTGGTGCTGCCCTGCGGCGTCCTGGACGTGATGAGCCGGGTGCGCCGCAAACGCGGCGGCACCGTGCTGTGCGCCATCGACGTGCCCAAGGACCAGGTGAGTTCTTACGGTGTGTTCGATGTCGCACCGGTGCCCGACGCCGCCAACCCGAACGTGCTGCGGGTCAAGGGCATGGTGGAGAAGCCCGCCCTCGCCGACGCCCCCTCCACCTACGCCGCGGCCGGCCGCTACCTGCTCGACCGGGCGATCTTCGACGCGCTGCGCCGGATCGAGCCGGGCGCGGGCGGCGAGTTGCAGCTCACCGACGCCATCGCG
This sequence is a window from Nocardia farcinica. Protein-coding genes within it:
- a CDS encoding sensor histidine kinase; translated protein: MLLLPVVLASTFAVLRINDELRTIADLDAATDQARIIRPMLEFASATEQLAVVTATVWENDEGAVDRAGTRFDQAAVDLQTVLRSGGAPEDVINELDEAVTTGRTMRNSLRSSSPVSIGQQADQVAAHIGNAIARSTSLEEISIQRYFLQLGVTTNARRLLTQQYLLIGSPGAERNPAVRPTVLTTAGGELVLLSQYAQLQPASALNANILIDAVNVRLGAFAQNIENPASSQPVIDSLRTSVKAYDESTLSLVDAIDNRLADRTADVRGVVLRDIAIVVTTLLAGLALALAVARSLVLPIRRLRHGALQVAHVDLPNELEVVRSGGATPEPTRVDVHTTEEIGQLARAVDDIHGAALHLAAEQARLRLQIGSMFETLSRRSQSLVEQQLSLIEELEHDEDDSQRLQSLFRLDHLATRMRRNGDNLLVLAGTALRRGHLPPVPLSDMLWSAVSQVEDYQRVEIGAAPDGVVPGEPAVDIEHLLAELIDNALRYSPPTTSVAVSVARSVDGGYLIEIIDRGLGMSAEDLQTVNSHLASGGEVTVETARRMGLFVVGRLAKRHNITVNLRRTSAMTQQPGITASVHLPGSLVTAVPPNDKHPQELLAPPPLPEPSYDAPSQPTPPRILVPVPSPALPEHTSSFELSGSGLPQRRPAIRVAPAPEREAGRPGTEAPEPAPGRPLDPPAHTGSFPAEPTKVDVWAEAEPDAYEAAGYEPAEPAQPAQTTMTGLRPVNAESPTPIYQRMVSEWLVEPASSGSEGEGGGWSSPGDIGWAAAAEASKPQVSGRTNGGLPIRRPGAQLVPGGLAPTNESNARDPEEIRNSLTRHLSGVRSGRADAQYNDGGLE
- a CDS encoding response regulator transcription factor; the encoded protein is MRILVVDDDRAVRESLRRSLTFNGYTVDLAVDGVDALEKATAQRPDALVLDVMMPRLDGLEVCRRLRSTGDDLPILVLTARDSVSERVAGLDAGADDYLPKPFALEELLARLRALLRRRAPDPGDTSETLRFADLSLDPVTREVSRGDRAISLTRTEFSLLEMLMANPRRVLTRSRILEEVWGYDFPTSGNALEVYIGYLRRKTEAEGEPRLIHTVRGVGYVLRETPP
- a CDS encoding HAMP domain-containing sensor histidine kinase, producing the protein MARSAPRRPAVAPVGRPVEPPPMRPPMPLTSSVSLRWRVTLLAASVVAIAVAVTSIAAYAMVARALYADVDEQLRARAATMIDNNFDSLGFQSIILAGLYSNDVGVALIFADHKSYMPPQQTIPPVGEQELAVADGQLASSLRTVSSQRVLAVHTNSGATLVISQRLEPTREVLDRLAWLLFVVGGCGVVLAAAAGTAVGRTGLRPIARLTAATERIARTDDLTPIPVTGDDELARLTESFNTMLRALAESRDRQRRLVADAGHELRTPLTSLRTNMELLIASSRPGAPQLPEQDMAELRADVVAQIEELSTLVGDLVDLAREDAPETVYDRVDLGEVAERALERARRRRADVEFVAELRPWFVYGHDAALERAILNVLDNAAKWSPAGEQVGVRMRETGRGLLELTVDDAGPGIPPEERELVFERFYRTTASRSMPGSGLGLAIVKQVVTKHGGTITIDTSDRGGACIRIVLPGETGAPGPGLDQRE
- a CDS encoding S1C family serine protease; the encoded protein is MTEDFQAAPQHANPQHPHGHYPTQPFSGPHPGMPAATPPPQAPARPARTGLVAAAVALALVSGGVGGAVGAVVTRSDDGRAPVTNALDAPKPSVSNVSNAPAGSTQAVAQKVLPSVVMIKVASNRAEGEGSGVVLSSDGLILTNNHVASGGGTGARMEVHFSDGSTAPATVVGADPVSDLAVIKAQGRTDLTPIELGTSASLQVGQPVIAIGSPLGLAGTVTTGIVSALNRPVSTSGEGTQNPNAPQPVIDAIQTDAAINPGNSGGALVDYEGKLIGINTAIATLGAGELGGQQSGSIGLGFAIPVDQARRVADELIKTGQATYAQIGIKLRPQDTAALVLEATPGGPAAAAGIPAGAIITKLDDRVIDSGEALIAAVRSHQPGDKVKVTYTDENGNNPKTVEVTLTGAPGDGGR
- a CDS encoding MogA/MoaB family molybdenum cofactor biosynthesis protein, with the protein product MDIDAPVAGRALVVVVDDRTAHGGVDSLGPLVTELLTEAGFLVDASVTVQADEVEIRNALNTAVIGGVDLVISVGGTGMSPRDVTPEATAQVLDRELPGISEALRSSGRVAGSLDAGLSRGLAGVSGSTLVVNLPGTRAAIRDGMATLSPLASKVIGELSGLAE
- a CDS encoding MspA family porin, with amino-acid sequence MSENRTKGLRHGVRAAGVGAAAAVAMGLLSTGAANADTFVPLPDGQKVGPGVTVTRTGEHAIVSPSMAANGAGRVVWVSGNASADVTVTPEGEVGPNNGPTGNPGSNNSSTHGASQLNTGYIVGCQVSIGDDAISAGLAGGIDLNGGSIGGSIGLDLGPGEVKFVQIDYKDILKPGVYSVEYQDVEIEIQGCAGYAQARSYTVVEIIGDHYSKTTLYGMPFSIG
- a CDS encoding MspA family porin, with product MINRKNLARVAGVGAATAVAMGLFSTGAANADTFVPLPGGEITKTLSDGTVVTVRLVGESATISPSMGSTPVHRNAWVSGSAQVEISGGGEDVGGKIYPGYVVGCQVNISGGGVEGGVEGSADWSGDTVTGGVGAESGGSLSLGPGQAASFYILDREVPDDYGNEDHATNNKFKGNSGSVTWADSTIGLSGCAGYAQARSFVKVKVETDNVMSVVTLWGQPFSLG
- the mscL gene encoding large conductance mechanosensitive channel protein MscL; this encodes MLKGFKDFLFRGNVVDLAVAVVIGTAFVAIVTAFTNGIINPLLAVFGGEDELGLGFRLVADKPATFIAIGPVITAAINFVIVAAVLYFVLVLPATQMKKRFGGEVEEPLSDTELLVQIRDLLAAGQESAGGRHEF
- a CDS encoding SAF domain-containing protein; this encodes MDRLFADLGRGGGLRFALSNRPSWVDATLARRILAGALVAVAVVLQLRGDPGAARIPVVVAARELPPGTVLAAADLTVAPHEAGSLPAGAVRDPAVLTGATLTAAMHPGEVFTDLRVVGPRLAEVAASTPDARIVPIRLADTAVAEILRAGDRVDVIGGETDDDSGTRPVRTLAADAAVVLVSEPTERGRAERVVLVAMDAERAVAVAAASLHTALTVVFH
- a CDS encoding FmdB family zinc ribbon protein, translating into MPTYSYACTQCDNRFDIVQSFSDDALTVCEKCSGKLRKLFNSVGIVFKGSGFYRTDSRGGSSTASEPAKSDSGSSSSESSSSSSSASSSTSTSAAVAG
- a CDS encoding 5-formyltetrahydrofolate cyclo-ligase, with product MEMPGERDKHAWRREILARRSALSAAEHAAAAAALARGVRALAVGEWVCAYVPVRGEPGSTALLEELRAAGARILLPVTGAPGALDWAEYTGVAGLRAARFGLLEPAGPVLGAEVVARAEVILVPALAVDRRGVRLGRGAGYYDRTLGSARPGARLVAVVRDEEFVDRLPEEAHDLRVGWVLTPGGGLRALDGSEE
- a CDS encoding UTP--glucose-1-phosphate uridylyltransferase, which encodes MTAKAGQSDGVVSCFRTAVVPAAGLGTRFLPATKTVPKELLPVVDTPGIELVATEAADSGAQRLVIVTSPGKDGVVAHFVEDLVLESTLAERGKFQLLEKVRKAPALLDVTSVVQEEPLGLGHAVAQAEQALDDDEDAVAVLLPDDLVLPCGVLDVMSRVRRKRGGTVLCAIDVPKDQVSSYGVFDVAPVPDAANPNVLRVKGMVEKPALADAPSTYAAAGRYLLDRAIFDALRRIEPGAGGELQLTDAIALLIEEGHPVHVVVHRGSRHDLGNPGGYLRAAVDFALEREEYGPALREWLQHRLSSDWDPQLTTYE